The following DNA comes from Papaver somniferum cultivar HN1 chromosome 4, ASM357369v1, whole genome shotgun sequence.
gacttctgcctcacttaaaagcattttatgataattgcactcaaaaagacggcttttttatgggtctcacgtgtgtgcaggtaggaatgaagagagaaatcctacacacgttgaatggtgggaaggaaaccttccgaataatttctggagactccacaagatcgtgggaaataaaagactttttctaatgatctctaagaaaggaaataaaccactattatcgagaatgagagtacttaccaccttcacactTGTTTGCAATGAtaataacaccactctcacagcatccaatagaaacgtcttcaatcggctcgtcttcttcatcttcttggttttcgtcttcggtcttcaactgatgatgataaactcttgaacttcgtagaactctgacaatttgtaactctttctcttcaatttccttgttgcttgaaacttccttatatacTTTTCTTCctcatggccttattgaacaaataacaacctaaatgcaaatatttttgtattttctcttttcttttcttttttttttctttttttttctttttgtatttttgtattttttattttgtttatttttttttcttttttttaacaaaagattgcaactacaaaaacAATAACGAAATTAAAATAACATGGCCACGAAAGAAGTACattaccactttgatcttcacaacttgtattgtcttcgtatcataaacttcaataaccctcatctttttattttcttcgctcttgtaaataagtcttcatacttagatatagaattcctctccttatgtgtaagtcttcaacatgtatataaacatCCGCTCACTGTTTGTtgcttacttggatatgaaatttgctctttcttgtattgttgcttgtaaacctcaaacgtattcaactttccttgtagattttagtgtcgctcccttgttgacgATGATGGTgattctatggatctgttgttggcgagagagagagaatggtgctaactgcaaattaAACTACAAGAAAGTGGTTTTCGTCTAtaaacgtcaccctcatgattgaaaaaattagcactcaagagataaaagagtagtgcttctattggtgggaggttgggtatctcaccattctacccagaattaacgtacggtgacacacactcaaaagaaagctttttagtcagctacaaaaaatttaaggtttggtgcctcggttgatatgaaaataggtagcctccactaatgattgatcaacaactctaataatgcatttctctcttctcctcatttgcatcactggcatgattaaatccattatttaacactccaattcgtaagaaatcagaacgtagttccctaacacttccaaattcagttatgtcggtcagaattctctatgtaaacatacctagaagtttgctggtgactctaaaatctctacaagttggaggtgttattcaaatatatacaaaaaaattgaaaattttgactcaaaaaggctaaaaactctatatgcaaaagactcccccacacttaaactttacattgtcctcaatgtaattgactcatcctaAGTAAAGTCAaagtgggaaatcctaatatgatatgcaaaagaagaaaactaaaaataaaaggatagaaaatacaacttatgggttgcctcccattcagcgcttagtttaacgtcctcagcctgaccTTCTCGTTATcggccatacaccaacaatctgaaaatctggtagttCATCCAGAAAGTAATCTGCAATTCTAATAACAACTTCATGAAAATATTAGCATAAGATATAAATAATGAAATTGTTAttgctttattgaagtttcccccacacttagttctttctacactaggaagtggatagagaacataaaatttgggaacttcaaaaggttcctcagcttggtgaacctgcaaactattagaatcaaacacatcaagtggtggataattagaagtaaaataatccgttaaaactttggaagcacacaactccaatcctaagtgatgtcgatcaaaagatttataaatatgcaaaggattagacaaaccttccacaatctcttgtattacatgatcctcatcattcttaaataattgcaatgaattatttacctcatttgTATCGAGGTCCTCTATCAAATTATTTAGCCATTCTtagtcattttcttcttcaatcaaaatctcagcatcattataatccttggctagctcaattgggtcttccacaacttcaaccaatttggtttcattctcaatctctatttcttcaacaacctcgtcatcggaatcatCTCCTAGAAAGTCTcgttcattggtgcaaatcctaaaatcattgtttgagtacgtaacaccatttataacaacggttatgtcatatccattctcctccttttgaataggcgagtgatcattataatgatccagagttggaataacattaccattattgcaaggactttccaaaggttgctcatcttcaagaTACTCATGAATCGTATATCCATTATTGATCATGGGAACGTCAAAATTGATTTGgctttgaggccaaacttcttccttaGTTATTCCCTTCTTAATTTGATCCATTTCTCTTCTTAGGTTGTCAATAACCTCTTGAAGTTCTTGAAGTGTATCTTCAGTCTTTTGGTTGTGTTTATCCAGCTGTTGGTTTTCCAGATCCAAACTATTCATAAATTGGTGCATTAGATCTTCGAGAGTAGAAGAACTATCTTTAGGAGCATAAGTTTTCATAGTCTGGTCGCGCTCATCCATCATTTGAATGTGTTGGTCCAACTTTTGATTTTCCCGATCCATATTATCCATAAATCGGTGCATTAGATCTGTAAGACTAGAAGAATCgtgattagaagcataactatccccccatccttgtggtttttcacttacatacccgtcataaggtttttgatatgcatgagaataaccataaggttccgtaggatattgatcatagccaaaagattggctttgattatacccatggaaTCGTTGGTAGCTGTCATAatattgagattgaaaaccaaattgattaccactataatatgatgattggtcttgtgctccgtacatgttatgtccataaggaaacatgacgactcacaagaacaaaagaaaaaatctaaaaaaaaaaacaaaaacaagctaaacaaataacaaatcaattagcaaccgcTCCCCggaaacggcgccaaaatttgatgcgtgtcgtaaccacaacaaattaattaatatttttccacctaattaacaagtaatatagtgtagtcaagttcgttcccacgaggagcaagagatttttagttgtaaaattgtcacaaaaggggggaaattattggtttagataaaagcaaaagaaagtaaacaaaacaattaaaagataaaggaaaatcaataagagagacaagaaaaaggaatccttcttcgttgcaaaacgatgattcaagttatgtttttcatccacatgtcattagtcacagattatcaccaaccgtaggatagtaGGTTCGctagctaaccccaaaatcccTTAACCTCAGCTAGTATATCTTTAATGATCCTCCAAAACAGAGTTGCCCCTTAAGTTCGGTTCGACTCCTAATAGTGTTCTCCTGTGAAATGACCATTTTGTCCTTCTTGACTCgatttgggtgatttcttcttcttttctcctcatgactccaaagtagctataaaactcaaaacacgcgtaaaatacataatttacaagaaaaatagcagagaaagcataaacaatagataataaataagaTGTATTTTACACCCTATCATTGAGTTCCTATGATCATAAACTTTAATTTCTGAGATAAACTTCATCGGTGATAAATTGACCACTAAGACATTTGGAGTGTTCTATAACTTTTTCCGTAACGACTTGGTCAACAAGCAATCCAGAAACTTCTGGAAACttcctttagggtttttctatgggttATCGACCTGCATGTTGACAAGGTAGACATGATTTCAATAATCTTTCAAGGTAATACGTCATATATCTCTGCGAGGTTGAAATTAACCATGTTTCTTAGTTGATAGAAACTCGATTCATCAAACCGTCTTGAATTTATATTCTCAAGTCCTGTTGTTCGCTCAATATTTGGAACCACATCTCTCTACTCAGGCAACCATTTTTaaccatttttcttttcaaattttaAAAAGGATGCAAAAATTACTAGGTGGaatagtaaaaaaaatcaaataaacaaaagttattgatacttagctcctttataatagaAGTGATCGTTTTGATTACGGACGAGCTCCCTAGGTCTCCGCAATAGCAACATGGAAAAtttttggaaaacagagtgagccACGTTTTCAACATGTTGTCCGTAAGACATTAGCGCCCCGGCTACACCCAAAAATGATGTTATAGTCCGCACAGGGAGGAtgcctccaggataaaacaccctactatacCTATCATTAGCATATATGTAATACCACTAGCATATATGGAGCTTGGAAACTCTGATAAACCCTCAAGAAAAAACGCAAACGCTTAAGAAAAACAattgaaaaatatttttcctttgggtttctctaaaatatagagaaacccctttccctTGAATTTAACAAAAATAGAGAAATTTGTTTATacctaaagacttaaaggcctagacaaataaagctcccacgttgaacggtgaagAAACCCTCACTCCCTATTGGCCGAAATAggctttttttgagttttgtgaaacgagcgttttggtgaggacacttggcaatgtataattggtttaaaaagaatatgaaaaagattaataaaaaaaggaaaccaaattcaatttggaattcatgaaataataatatttatGTGAGGACACTTGTCAACCTATGATTAACTTACCgtatttggaattttatggaagtccaaattcaatttggatatCGAGTAATTACTATATTATGACTATTttctccaaattaatatataaagggggaaaatccacatattttctgcgaaaataaaaagaaaaaataaatgaaatctgCACATATCCTCCAGCTATATAATGTATTTGGCCCGCCACACCAAATCCAAAAATACATCTCCACTGGGCTGGGcaaagccccgcgcacaccaaattaaaaatgcattGCCACGGGATGGGACGAAGCCCCGTTCACACCAAATTAGAaggaataaacaaataaaatctgtACATATTTTTCACTTATTTAATGTAATTTcctcgccacaccaaatcaaaaatacacctCCACGTGGCGGGGCAAAGCCCTGCGCACACCAGATCAAAAATACATTGCCACGGGGCGGGACGAAATCCCGCGCtcgccaaatcaaaaatacatttcCACGGGGAGGGACGAAGCCCCGcccacaccaagttaaaagaaaacaaatgcctggtgcatagcacgggcacaaatctagttatagaataatacaacttaagaagaggaacTCCCCGATATGGGACTAGAAAATTTATTTAGTcttttaaaataattaaaaagtaAAAATTCCACGGTGTGGAGCTAATAAATTTCATTCACAATAGAAAATAATAAcgtattatttttcttaaaaactataaaaatcatttttttattaattatgttCCAAGAAAagtaatatactccctccgtctcaaATTACAGTCTtaattgactttgtcaagatattaaggaaatcctataAAATGTCGTGACTAGTCCTATTTAATGTTATATGTTGTTaccaaaattaaaattaatagTATTAAACATTATAAATTggatagtattattattttaggaaatattttaaGAAGATAAAAACAAACTTATACTGCTTTTATTATGGTGTCCATAGTTAGAACGGGATGTAAGAATAAGTAGAAGttttattaggaattttataactattgataaatgtttttctTCAGAAAAGGAATGACAATtaatacaaagatattgaatagaTTTTTTCCGTATATATAGTGATAAtatttaagattttaaattaagtatgtattaaaaatgattttatgattatgaaaaataaagggtatatttgatagtttaagaaaaatgtatgtctataaacagagTGGACAGATAAAAAAAACAGACCAAAGTAGAAATTAGGATAGATAAAAGAAGACACAGGGAGGAATTGATAGATGAGTTAGTACATAACGAGAAGGATTGTATAATATATTTGGTAAAGGAAGACTGTTTACCATTTTTGGTAGTGGGGTTAGTACAAAAATGATAACAATACATTAGCTATGATATGTTTTGTTTTAGCCTACCAATGTTTCCACGCTTAAGCAGGCCGTGAAAGGAAAAACAGTATCCATGTGAAGTTGCATTTACTTTTCTGAATATTTGGTGCATCCCACTGCCTGCGGAACAACCAGGGCACTTGGCGCGTGCGATTTCACTAGTAGCAGATAAATTACAAACATCACATATGTTTCACTGAATCTCCTCTCATGCGCAAATAGCCCAGTGTATATATTAGTTAATTATAGAAAAAACTTTCACAAGGTGCATGGACAATAATAATGTTCTTATTGAAAGAAAGAAGGAAAACTTAGGAACACGCAGAACGGATCAATGCAGATACATtacaaagaggaagaaaataAACATTAAAATTCAAGAACCTAAACGACATGCATACATAGTTGCAAATAATTCAATTAATCAACAAACGCAAACTTAAAATTTCAAACCCGAATCAAGAAACTTTTGTTGGGTGATCTTATCTATGCGCTCTATCATTTCAGGAGTTAAATGATTCACGTGATCTCCAACTTCACCCCGACGGAAATATACACTAAACTCATACCCTGCTATGGGCATCTTCCCTGTCTTGTTCACTTCTAAGTTGCTCAAGTTACCAAAACTACACAACTTCAATATTTCCTCAGGTACTCCATCATTTTCTTCCTCAACTGAAAATGGGGAACCCAAAAACTTCGCTAACTTTATCAAATGAGTTTTTGGTTCTTTTTTCATCTCCTCATACTTTAAGAAGCAAACCCTTTCAGGACTCTccaaactagggctgcacatgggtcgggttgggtcgggtttggcctcacccaccacccgacccactgctggtgggtaattgaacttttcacccgcaaccgacccaccataacaatgggtcgcttttcacccgacccacaataaggcgggttgggtcgggtcgggtggtgggttacccgtcatattttatatcttgcgggaaattgaaatcaatttcaaatgaaTCCCTAGATTTATTTAGAAAGTCAAGAACAATCAACAATACATAGAGTTCAACTAGTTGGGAACAAGTTTTAAGTTGATTCATACCTTCAGTTCActaatcaagattcaagaacaaCGAATTGACGAAGGAAGAAGAGTCTCTGTGACtctgtctctgagaaggagagaagaagaggccgaagtgataggtgtgggctgcgagtgcgatgcttagttagggttaggtattttattttttcaatccaaTGGCTGAGATTCATTCTAGGATAGAAAATCTAAGGGGTAGCATACTAGGGAATATTGGGCGGGCTGGTGGGTCGGGTCGGGTGAAGGAAGTTCCTatccgcaaccgacccaacatacggtgggttttcacgtgcctcacccatagtcgacccatacctaggtgggtcggttcgggtacgggtatttttcgacgggtgtgggtcgggtcggcgggtcgagtcggttatgtgcagccctacTCCAAACTCATTTTCCAATACCCTAAAACATGATCCCAAAAGGGTCCAAATTCAACAACACCTTCACAAAACTTTTCAAAAGCTTCTTCTAATGAACTATGTTCCATAGTCTTGGGTCTCATTTTGTTACTGAAATACCAGAATGAAACGAGAGTATCTTTTGGATCTCTACAAAGATATACTATCTTACACTTAGAATCTTTAATGGAATCAGGCAACGCCGCGTGAggaatatgagtagctaaaagcCGGGCTGCAGCATTAACAGATAAACAAGTTAGATCCGGGTTTTGATCAATCAtgtaaaaattctccaaaaaatgAACGAGTATGTGAGGATTATTTGTAAGAAGAGGGTGGTATTGCTTGGAACTGGGATTATCAAAATGGAACCGGTTGACAATAGAGAAGGACAATGCCTTTAACCAAGTTGCACCACATTTCGGGTTTGCAGCAATCACCAGATCGGTATCAAGAGCTTGGAAGTTTCTTTGGACATTTAACAAAGCTTGTAAATGTATAGCAGGGTACCAAAAGTTTTGGTATTGATAGAGATGATCTGAAATCAACCATCCATTTTGTTTTGGTAAGGAAGGAAGCAAATTCTTGAGTTCTTCGGTGAG
Coding sequences within:
- the LOC113272044 gene encoding cytosolic sulfotransferase 5-like; this translates as MDPTHSPVLQALKDADLLKNDLLEEFVQNNLTEELKNLLPSLPKQNGWLISDHLYQYQNFWYPAIHLQALLNVQRNFQALDTDLVIAANPKCGATWLKALSFSIVNRFHFDNPSSKQYHPLLTNNPHILVHFLENFYMIDQNPDLTCLSVNAAARLLATHIPHAALPDSIKDSKCKIVYLCRDPKDTLVSFWYFSNKMRPKTMEHSSLEEAFEKFCEGVVEFGPFWDHVLGYWKMSLDLESPERVCFLKYEEMKKEPKTHLIKLAKFLGSPFSVEEENDGVPEEILKLCSFGNLSNLEVNKTGKMPIAGYEFSVYFRRGEVGDHVNHLTPEMIERIDKITQQKFLDSGLKF